CCTCACCGTGGGAATCATCTACCGCTGGGCCGCCCTGCCCTTGGGGTTGCTCTGGATATTTGATTATATCCCCGCCCAGGAACAAGTGTGGGTACTCGCACTCGTGGGCGTCGCCCTGTTTGCCTTGAGCGGCTGGCGGCAGAGCCGGGAAGCGCTGCTGGCCTGTGGCGTAATGCTAGCCGTCGCCAGCATCACACTGATCGCCGCGCCGGCGCGGCCTACCACCTTCATCTACTGGCCCAACTTGGCGACCATCCTGGTGTTCCCCGTCTTGCAGCAACTGGCCCGCCGCCAACCCGCCCGCTTCCCCCTGCCCGATAATTACCACGCGGCCCTGATGATCCCCGGTGCCTTGCTGCTTTGGTTTTACTTATCCCGCTGGGTGATGCTGGCCACTGGCGGGCGATTCTACGTCACCGCCACCTGGGCCGGACTGGCCCTGGGCATCTTCGGCGCGGGATTTTTATTACGCGAACGCATCTACCGCTGGCTCGGGCTGAGCATCCTGCTTTGCGCCCTCGCCCGCGTGATCCTTTACGATGTCTGGCAACTGGCCGTGCCGTACCGGATTCTAAGCTTCCTGGCCCTGGGTTTCGTGTTGCTGGTGCTGGGCTACCTTTACAACAAGTACCAGGAAAAAATTCGGGAATGGTTGTAACCTAGCCGGTCGTTTTGCCTTCCCCGCGCGCATAACCCCCATTATAAACCAGGCAGCATTATGAACTATATCACCCTGCTCACGATCCCGTTTACCGCTGTATGCGCCTGTGCCGGCGTATCTGCCAGTACCATCACCAATGAGGCGGAAATACCGCCTTACACGCTGCCGGACCCGTTGGTTTGTCAGGATGGGACGCGCGTGACCGACGCGCGAACGTGGCGTGCCAAGCGCCGGCCTGAGTTGCTGCATCTCTTTGCCAGCGAAGAGTACGGCAAAACGCTCTTGGGCAGGCCGGAGGCAATGCGATTTGTGTTGCGCGAGGAGAAAAAGGAGGCGCGCGGCGGCAAGGCGACCCGCCTACAGGTGGGCGTGCTGTTTGAGGGCAAGGAGGATGGCCGACAGATGGAATTACTGGTGTACCTGCCCAATCAAGTCAAAGGCCCGGTGCCAGTGTTTCTCGGGTTCAATTTCGATGGTAATTATACCACCACCGACGAGCCGGATATTCCGTTGGCCAAGCATTACGCGATGGGACTCTATGCCAATCGGTTGGTGAAAAACACCCCCACCGAAGCAGGCCGGGGCATCCACAAAGAAATGTGGCAATATGACCTGGCGCTGGAGCACGGATATGGTGTGGTCACGGCCGGGTATGGTGAAATCGAACCCGATGCCAACGGCCGCTGGCAGGAAGGGCCGCGTGGACTGGGGCCGGAGCCGGGAGCAGAGGATTGGGGCTGCATCGGTGCCTGGGCTTGGGGGTACAGCCGGGCCTTGGATTATCTGGAAACCAACCCACGGGTGGACGCCAAACGCGTGGCGCTGATCGGTTTCAGCCGGCTGGGCAAGACCGCGTTATGGGCGGCGGCGCAAGACGAGCGGTTTGCCATGCTGGTCGCCAACAATTCCGGGGCCGGCGGCGTGGCCCTGAGCAAGCGCATTTTTGGCGAGACCGTCGCCAACCTGACGGCCAACCTTGGCCGCTGGTTCTGCCCGAACTTCCGCCAGTACGCCACCAATGAGGCCGCTTTGCCAATGGACCAGCATGAA
This window of the Verrucomicrobiota bacterium genome carries:
- a CDS encoding acetylxylan esterase yields the protein MNYITLLTIPFTAVCACAGVSASTITNEAEIPPYTLPDPLVCQDGTRVTDARTWRAKRRPELLHLFASEEYGKTLLGRPEAMRFVLREEKKEARGGKATRLQVGVLFEGKEDGRQMELLVYLPNQVKGPVPVFLGFNFDGNYTTTDEPDIPLAKHYAMGLYANRLVKNTPTEAGRGIHKEMWQYDLALEHGYGVVTAGYGEIEPDANGRWQEGPRGLGPEPGAEDWGCIGAWAWGYSRALDYLETNPRVDAKRVALIGFSRLGKTALWAAAQDERFAMLVANNSGAGGVALSKRIFGETVANLTANLGRWFCPNFRQYATNEAALPMDQHELAALIAPRPLLITSATQDLWSDPKGEFLGGLGADPVYRLLGTDGLACKEWPGAGQLVDSRIGYFLRVGKHDVTLEDWQAMVTYADKHFRKK